The DNA window CTCTTCCGTCCGGAAGAGATACTGATATTGATCGCGTTTAAAAACCGTAAGCGTCGAGACGGCCCTGAGTTCGGTAGGTAGGGAGTTCCAGTGTGGAGCGCCTTTGACTGTCAGGGAGTGACGAAAAGCCTCAGAATGCGGAAGGGGCAGCACAAGTTCATCTGGATTTCGCAACGTGGAGTtagggttagccttactttttcttcatttttggagccgaaaatttttggtctcaaattcgatttgaatgacccttacctgaccgattggaccctcaggaactcagaaaacgcagcaaaaagagcgtaggatcaacaggagagaaatggcgagcgaaaaagcacctgctgaaaaatgtcgaaatcacaggttctcgttttttggctgtaacttttgatgcgttgatcgcagcatATTGGGACTgggcccaatcgatttctctcgcaaaattacgtcggagtagtgcatgaaagaatttattccagcgcttttcaaaatcgcgaaaattttcgccaaaaatacaaaggggttagtcTTACCATTGGATGAAGAACATAAAGATAGTTGCCCTCATGGGCTTTGatgtgacaaccgaaaattTGCTACGTGAGATGTTCCAATGGTAGAGTTGAAAATCgattgcagaacatcagagagtttCCGATTCCGACATGATGCcggctgcattcaccttctgAGTAACACAGTTTTCGCAATGGTGAGCCCATGCCTGTACTTGGCCTGAGGGTACTTACTGACATGTtggcgatacaagaaattaatcatgagaataaatatcattcaaaattcgtagcaaaacagtgatttaatcAGAGTAcaggtacccgagagaagaatgtgtACATAgatcttgaataaaaatagatcagatgtaataatgatgcagagaccaaaagTATAAACGTTTATGCGGTTCATGTACGACATTGATATATATGATTTATTTATGGTTAATACGTGATGcaaactataaattttataattttataggAAACATACTAGATTATCTACTATAATCGGCCATACtgtgacaataaaaaaattgttcgtttTGATATGGGATTCAATTCGACACGCAGTCTATATATtacataacattaatattcagaattaggagtaggaataggagtgggatcaggagtaggagtaggatcaggagtaggttCAAGAGTgagagtaggaataggagtaggatcaggagtaggatagggtagggtagggtagggtaggcCACTGTACCACCCCACTTCTACACCTGCCCCTACTACTGTTACTACACTCCTACTCCAACTCCTAcaactcctactcctactcctactacTCCTACAACTCCTACTCCTGCCTACCACCCCCTACCACCTCCTACTCCCTTCGACCACGTCCGTCGTTTTCGTTTACCTAGTCCTCCGCCTCGTCGTTATCGACCTCTTCCACCGCCTTCTACTCCTTCTCCAACCATCTTCAATcatcgccaaccacctccaacgaccaccacTAACCACCAcgggttatacctcgaatcccaataaatattttcagtattataacacatcaaaaatattgtgtaaggattaatatcattttttcattcacacaTTTTACCAAcaagattatgagaaaattataaaaaatcatatagaaattttattagcgcattgatagctactgaatttaagcttgcgaaaaatgaatcgaaataatttattgtaaacatgacaagtttaaaaaatttcaggtataatacaattacaattgccattgaatattacaaaaatgttaaactcaccgagcacaaatcctcgtcctcctcctcgtccaccttcaACCAactccaaccaccgccaaccacctccaacgaccaccgctaaccacctcgggttatacctcgaatactaataaatattctcagtattagaacaaatcaaaaatattgtgtaaggatgaatataattttttcattgacacattttaccaagattatgagaagattataaaaaattatagaaattttaataGCGCattgacagctactgaatttgggctaATGCGAAAAATGTATCGAAATAATGTATATCATAAGAATGTTATACTCACTGGGCACAAATAGTAACATAACGTTTTGTTGATTTccatgaaaatatttgattataatgatttattttgtacTATTATCGTATACAAATGGTTAAAAACTGAaagcaatcaataattatatagcTAAATATTTAAGTAACACCGAAAAAAGGTCAACAATAAAATCAgataatggagaaaaaatatctttcatgTCGGTTCAAAGTGGGAACCGGGTTCTTGAAATGCTACCATATAAAAGATCGGGAAAagtacacatatttttttttttttaaatcaatcatactttaatttttaagCGAAACGTTGATtgtcggttattttttttttaatgggaGATAACTAACGAagcgttttcaaatttcgagtgtattttaactcAGATTTGGTCAGTACAAGAAAAACTTACTAATCatcaattttcggaaaatgGCGAAGTTATTAGCTGACCATTGAAGCGCCTCGCCGCTGGAATCTCGAATTGGCATGAAAGATGGAGTGCGTAATTTTTAGCTGAAATGGAAAAtctaaaattattttgaattgacATATATTTTTGTCATCAATGAACTAAAAAACTCAGAAAAAACGTTAAATCACATTCATTTTCGTTCAGAATTTTCTTAGTAAATATCGttactttttaaatttgagCTCGACGATTAATATGATATTACGGTTTTTTTTGGGTTATTTTGGTACATCGATAATAGAATGGTACGCAAATTAATAATAACTTATAGTTTTAAAACACTCGCTCGCTAAAACTCGCTCGGGGTCGGATGCCTAGTGTAACtggtttttgtgctcgtgCACTCGCTTACTCGTTGTCAATGTTTTACCAGATGCCATAGTTGTAGGAGAGACTAGGGCACGATGACTCcccaaaaaattctggtatttgCTTCACCGTATACAGACTGAACACTGTCTTTGCGCATGTGACGCAAATCGAATCTGCCAGTAAGAATTTTTCTATATAGTGCTACAAATCACgtttacacatgcatgtaagtataacgaattgtgattttatgacaataaatttcgtcaaaaaataccatAGTACAATCAGCTAAGTGCTCTCAGATTTTAAACACGACGCACAGCAATTTTAGCTGTAATTGATCGACGTTATTGTCATGTATTCCTACGTATACAATGCCAACCACtcaccaattgcaatttgttgatcctggtcgttcggttttttttcggATTCAAAATGTTATCTGAAGCATGCATATTGGTTTGATAGTACAAAACATGACACTTCCAATAACCGaatttgtaaacttgaaaattagtccggaaggtcaaaagtcaccaggtcaaggacctggatagccagaactacggagcgcttgttctggaagtcgagtttcaccagctagtggaccttgagcgcagaaactacggagtgcttatcctggaagtcaagtttcaccaggtagcggacctggagcgcagaaactacggagcgcttgttctggaagtcgagtttcaccagctagcggacctggagcgcagtAACTACGGAGCgtttgtcctggaagtcgagtttcaccaggtggCGGACCTGCAGCggagaaactacggagcgcttgtcctggaactcgagttgcaccaggaagcggacTCGGAGTGCAGGATCCAGGAGttagagaacccggtactcgaaatctgcggagcgcgattttcatacgtccgctctactgcgcggttgtttccagactgaggaattcgactagctgattttcgtgtatatagatcgatgacgtcaagagaaaaaaaattttgggtgacatcactttctgaacatccgacatccaaactttggtttcgaactttaatactatatgtatgatgtatgatgtatgatatgatatgatatataatgattttagtttttacatttcagacaagaaatacgcactttattatctttcctgccgattccagactaGAGCGGCTgggcccttcgatggtcagccgttgactaaagatatattcttcagttaacgggtcaactaataacgctgccgttctgcgacagttgattgataaaaatttttggttgtACCTgtcaaatgtgtgttaaaatacactcgaagtttcAAAAAGCTTCGTTATATCTCtccctatcaaaaaaaaaaaaatcgccgacaatcacctttttaggtctttaaatcaggaTACTGcattaaatactgtctcatatacggagtATCTATTTgatctcgatcaaaattagcgcaaccgtgatgtattacagttactctgaatttttttccatacgaacactttttgaaaaacaattctgcttctctaaCCAACGTAGATACctcacttgcgactagctaaatcagtgtttcgattctatgtcaacgaaaattcaagatcgaaagagcaaatgaaaagttgttggaataattatgaatattattgttatggaatacatcgagcgcgtgtcgaatagaatcccatttcaaaatgaataattcttctattttcatattatagccgTATTAATGTAGAAAATCTAGTTTGTCgcctggaaaattataaaatttgtagtatgcatcacgtattaatcgtGAATGGATCATATATAtcaatatcgtacatggaccgcatatacatatctatatactttttggtctctgcatcacTATTATAtctgatctattattatttataatctatgtatacattcatctctcgggtacctatacttcaattaaatcaccgttttgctacgaatttcggaagaaatttattctcaataataatttcttgtatcgccgacaagtcggtaagtaCACACAGGCCAAATACTGGCTAGGGCTTATCATTGTGCAgctgtgttactcggaaggtgaatgcagccagcatcatgtcgaaatcggtaactcactgatgttctgcaataagttctcaactctactGTTAGAACATTTCGGGGGCACGCAGGCgcacgacgattttcggttgtcacaccaaagcccattagggcaactgactttatattcttcagtcaacggtcGGGATATATATCTCGCTCTCTCATCACTAGGACACAGTTTTTGCGAGGTTGTCGGCATTGGTAGCTACCTCCAGTAGTATATGATCTAAGATCGTACTTTGTTGCCAGAAATCTCGAATCTGCACGAATACTTATtgcgtgaaataataatcagtATAGAAATTGACCGCAATTCGTTTGTCACGATGACACCGCCAATGGAGAGAATCCAAATATTGGAATCAATTGAAAAGGACATAATTATATGTTTACAAAGTGCAGGCAAGTCGATCGGCAATATTTACAACGCCGAACATAACCTCCAGTCTGTCATTGTAATTTCATCCACACGTCAATTCGCGCTATGAACCGATTATCCCTTTGTTAAGCACAATTGTGCATTTCATTAATATTGCTTCGTTTTGTCCAAATTTGTAAAGTCTATTCGTTACCCCAGGTCAAGCATTCGTCGAGTTGAGTAAGGAGAAGTCGAGCCTGAAACAGGCTGAAAGTCAAACCCACCAATTCCTCAAGACTCTGGGACATGTGGAATCAAAACTGAGTGAACAAATACACTACTTGACTCAGGTGTCGACAGGTAAGATTGAGATTCTAAAATACAATAGTATAACCAATCAAATGGAACATACTCAACCACTGCTACTCTCATGTATTGTAAAATTGCAGGTCAACCACATGAAGGGTCGGGATATGCCAGTCAGAAGGTTTTACAAATGGCATGGCACAGGCTGGAACATGCACGAAGCAGAGTCAACGAGCTTGAACGAATAAAGAACAAACACCTGCACGGCCGAACAGTTGCCAGATCTTCGCAGCCTCAAATGCTGTCCAGTATTTCCTTACAGCCCTTATCACAGTCTGCCTCAAATCCATAAATCTTGTGTATCGACTCGGggaatatttaaaaacactAACCTACGTTTTTTCCATTGTTCTAATAAATAATGTATGCATTCTTCATATAAGTGTATCTGATGAATTTCTACCCCTGCGATGTCTACATTACATATTAATGATACAAGCACAACACATGCAACCAAACATTTCTTTATAATCAATCGTTTTAAGAGCTATTTTATTTACactatattttattattacaaaataatttttgttcgcTTCCTCATTACTTACTCTCCTTCCGTCTATTTTTATCTTGTAGGATATAAGAGTTAGTTATTTGTACATCAATCTGAAGTTAGAATTTCTCACTAGGGGACAACCTGAACGAGGGGCTCTAACATATTATAACGGTACGTGTATACCTCTGCTAATTCTATGtgtaaaataacaataacataaCATACTCGACAATGTACGCTGAAAAAATGCAGTTATATCTACAGGCAGCATATTCCATGCACTGATCCAATCGTAAGTACACATGGATATTGTTCTGTCCGGAAGAAACAAACAATGAAGAGAAGCTGGTACCCAGATGCTAACTGATCCGCGGGACAACTCGTCGACCTGATAATGATATGCTTCATTTGCAGGTAGAACTTTGCACACAAGGATAGAACTCTGTCAACTGAGGTGACAAGTCTTCAGTAACTCACGCATAGTACTCACTATCTAATATTGCTTTAGTGGAAATAAGATTGTTCATAGATCAATCGAGGATTTCTGTTAATTGTTTAGTCAATCGATTGATGGGGAATTATGATCGCGGTATTTGCAAATGCTGGATTTACTGATACGTTTCTACTACCAATTAATCCCACATCTCTCTGATCTCTTTTACCTTTCTGCAACCATTACCCTCTATACCTCTTTTCCCGATTTGACGAGATTGAAGATTGTCACAAGTATTCTGTAAACGATTACTCCAATTTGGTATTATGCACTTCAAGAACATGGACGCTATTCtcacaaaattacaaaaatccGATCTTACAATACACacgattttcgaatttttcgaaCTCCAACCCCtcagaaaaaaagtttgagtAAAATTACGTTTCAGGACACAGAAGCATCCATAACAGCAATACTGCGTTTAACCGTAGCAGCTAAGGAGAGGCGTGACTTCCTTTCATCATCCAGCTGTCTCGTTAGAAGCACCATTTGCGACTGCAAGTCGATTATCTGTTCCTTCAGAGTATTAACCGTCTCCGATAGACtcctgaaaatgaaaacaatagaAAATATGCTCAAACGATGGCGGGTTGTTCTATTGTCGACAGAATATCACAATTTTTGACTGACAATTAGAAAGCTTtggtaatgaaaattaatgagCGGATAAAACGACCTCCTATTAGACATGCCAACTAGGGTGAGCATAATCGATTAACGAGTTTTTAACACACAAGCGTCGATCGAAAGAGATGGTTCCCGAATACAGATTTGGATTAAGATTAATTATAAGAATCCTAGTCAAAACGATACGTTCTATTCAGGGCGTTTGATGACTTATCCACACAGTATGACGACAATGAGcctttgttgttgttgttgttgttgttggagttgtttttttttgtctttattAATAGcaagaaacaaacaaatcgCAGGATTACATACCTGTTTTCACTTCCATCCCAATTTCCAACTCTATTATGCATTATCGACATTTTATCGCAAGCTTTATGGACTGCTTCGCATTCTAGCATGgctgaaatttatattatgACCATTATTAACAGCCTGCCACACCTGCGGGGATACCGGCGTGTCCCATCATGCGAACGTATAGATAGGAGAGAACCACCGCTTGCGATCGATTATCAAAGAGTTGGGTAAACCAGGTGTGTTTGAAACTTGCAGATTCTACCAAATACTACTTGTTCGATATTGAGAACGGAAAGAGGTTGCATCAAGGGTGGGTAACGTAGCGTGATGTGTGCTGATTACgaacaatgaaaataactACCATGCAAGTTGAAATGACGATAAATATTTGACCCCCTGAGTGTGACGATTCCATTGCACAAATTTGCATAGAATATGCACCAAACATTGGCCAAAAAAATAGCAATGACTTGAAATATTGACCTGTAATTAAGGGTTGTGGTATTCAGATGTATTCATTCCCATAATACCAATCTTCACCATCCAACGAATAGACTTCACCAGTAGTGCGCATGCATATACCACCCTTAATGAAAGCCGCACTAGTTTTATTccttcttttgttttatttattaaaaaaataaaaatcaatatgaTCTACATTTCATCGAGTGGAAGTAACAGTTTATTATTAGGCGTTAGGCTTGAAATACTTACCAGAGTGCACCGTGAGTCGAGTATTAACAGTCGCACAGTAGCCTTCTATAACTCTCAATATGATGGCATCCTCCTCGAACATCCGCTCATCTGTGgaagaagacgaggagaactAATTGAGTTTGCTCTATGCTTACGTCTCCAGTTACAGTATATTTGTAAACATTAGTTGGGACTTACTACCGATTCGCATTGAACCGCCGGCGTCCAATAGGTCCGTCTTGCCAAAACTTTTGCAGGAGTACAGAGGGGGGGCTGGTCGCAGCGAGGCGATTGACCAGGGCGATCTAATTCCTGGAGGAAGACAGCCCTCCACCCCCATCCGTGGTTGTTTTCCATTCAGAAGTGGACTCACCTGTTTCACGAAAATCGAATTGTCAAGCAAACACCACAGACTGCAACAAATAATCTGTGGCTTAGGCCGTTATATCAGGTCTCAAATGTGAACCTGGCATGGTCTGTTGCATTTTTCATCGACCATTGGACAAAGATATTCGAAAATCAAGTTACTGCATGGATGAAAAACTGCTGATAGACTAGGTTTAGTATAAGCAATACACGCGATGCCGTATTCTATGTATCATTATCGACATGGGGTGATTCGATCGGATTTGGTAAGCATTGCTCCCCACGGCTCGAAGTGAGAATCAGGATTTGGTCTACGAAATTGAGTCTAATGTGATGAAATCGTTAAATACCGTGTGTTAGTTATTAAACAATACAAAGCAAAAGCATACTTCACACAACATGGCTGTGAAATAAGcgatatgtaataatatacacCTGTGAAACAATAAATTAGTAGTGAAACTGGCCAATAATGTTATATGTGATATAATGGTGTAAAAACAGCCATGCTATGGAAGCTTGCCTTGTTCTGCGTTTCCGGAcattgggattttttttttgagccacCAATGTGCGTACAATCCGGAGGTATAAATTTGTTCTGGCGGTTGTTGTTCCTCGCCATTATTATTATGCCGCCTCTGAACATGGGCACCCCTCCGGGATTTCTTTCCGACATTCTCATGTCTGCGGGGAATCGGTTCGCTCAAATGTTTCGGATTCGCACCCCTGATAACAAGCTCGGAGGTGACGGTTGAACTTTTGTCATGTCCGACGATGGGATCAACGTCGACGATTGGCCAAGCCACGGAAAGATTATCGAAAGTTAATTTGAGCTCAGGTTCAGTAGCTGCGtcatcgtttattttttcagatgaCGAGGCCGCATCACGAAGGCTCTCCCTTGGAGTCGAGCCGAACGGCGACGAGCAGATGCACTGGTGCTCGAACTTGTTTTCATCATTCTCGCTCTCGCTGTGAGACATCCGTGTCGCATCAATCTCGCCTTTTTCCCTGCTATGTCGGTACGACTTGTAGGACGAGTTGAGATCGGAAGAATTGAGATGGTAGCTGTCTGCCATTCCAGAATCCGAGGAGCGCGGGGTCGTGTTGTGAAACTGTGGAAGCTGGCTCTCGGTTTCCTTGCCGCAGACAATCGCCGGGCTCTCGATTCCCCTCCCCAAGCAGGAAGAGGCAACTTGCTCCACATCTCGCTGGAACAACTCTGTCCTCTTCCAATTCCTCATGGTTGAATTCCAGCAGTCGCAGGTGGAAACTGCCAGGTTCGAACAGAGAGGTGGGTTGCTCCTGGCATTGGGTGCTTCGATCGCTGAGCGAACAGATTCTGAGTCGACTTCCGAAGCCGCATGGTTCATAATTGCATTTGGCATACTCCTGCTCGTCTCAAGCCTCAACTGATCTGGGACGGACAAATTCAAGTCATGGCAGATGAACGAGGAAGAGCTCTCCGTGCAGCTAATACTGGACTCGTCGTTTTCCCACAATTTGTACGTCACATCGAGTTTTAAGCTTGATTTGTGGCGTGACTTGTGTCTGGTGTTTGAGGAATTCTCATCTGTCGATCCATCGTCGGATTGCGAGCAGCTGTCATATCGCGATGGGTATATCGTGTAAGTAACAGTGCACTTTCGCATTTTAACATCGCTTAAATCAGGTTTGAATATGTATTGAAAGtaaagcaattttttcaacagatCCGGGTAGATGATCCTCCTCCGCACAAGCTTCGCAAAATATTTCGATAGGCGAACGAATGGAAGGGACGAATAACTCACGTGCTGCATCGTCGACGGTGATTTTGCTGTATTCACACGCTGCTCTTGGGTCAGATATTCGATCCATTGCTGGCGCTCTTCTCGACTAGGGCAGACTGCGAGTATACTTTCGATCATTGGTCCTGGAATTGATTCAAGTAGCCGAGTCAGGATAGAGATGACGCAAAATCTTTTTGCCGGTAACACCGAGATAACAACTCACCCGATATTTCAAAACCGTTCTTCATATCCTCCGTGTCATCGATTTTCGTCACTGCAATTCCAGTCAACGGAAGCTTGCCCTGAAAAAGGAAATGGTCAATAATTGTAGGTTAGCTAGAACAAATCAAGATATATAGTCTTTAAGGGACGCAAACTTTACCTCGTAAACAAAGGAGCTCATTCTCTGGCTCGTGCTCAAGACAAGCAGCGTTGTGGAAAAAAGCACAAAGTATCGATCCCTGCGATCGACTCCGGTAGCAAGGGTTACAGGACCGACGTAAATTATGTCACCTAGAGTGTGGAGGTCTTCTCCCTCCCAGCCTTTTATTCCCCCCGCCAAGACCGTCAAAGCTAATTCCTTCTGTTTTCTTATTGCGCTGCACCTTTCCTAAGCGTAAAAATATGATCAGTGAGAATGCGTTGATCAATTACACGAGCCTTCGGGTAACTCTCCgcttttcctttatttttccttttcgaTATAAATGAGTCAACGACTTGAGCTCTCACCGCTATTTCCCTATAGACGCATACGCTACGCTGAGTGTCTCCTCTGTCAGGGTGATTCTTTTCCATATGCCTCTCCAACTCTTGCAGCATGgccgaatatttttccaatctaCGAAAAGGCTTACTTAACCCAGTCGTTAGCACAAGGATACCAGGAGTAACGGCTCCGCAGTGTTCCATAAACTCGTTCAGCTCATCTCTAGAAATGGagagaattgaaagaaaaattgaaagtatgtAAAAGCAGAATGTGCTCGACTTCAGGGTGAAAAATCCCAAAACGGCTGACCTGAATCTGTCCAATATGCAAACGGCTCGAGGATGGGAAGCGCAGTAGGCAATGTGAATGGACTTGAGCCTCGGCGCCAAAGCCAAGAAGAGGTTTCCTGCTCTAGCATCCGAACCCTGAGCACAGGCAGCCTCCAAACTGGTGAGAAGGTGTTGATGGATTTCCAGGACGTCGAGTATGTTCCCAACCAGCTGTTTGTACTCTTCCCTCGTCAGTCTGTATATGATGCATAGACAGACGTATGTTCATCCTATCAAATTCAATCCTTTGCAATTGTACTTACATGCCGGTTGTGTCTAAGGGTTTTAGAAAGTTGTTAACTAGTCCCTGAAGCTCCGCGACGTTCGCTCTTTCTGAATCGATAATGTCCTTCAAGACCACGCTTCGGTTAGCTCTCTGCTGGATGGCCAACTCTTGAGTAGTTTTTTCAGGTGAGGATTTTACTGATGAATGGCTGCTGTCTGTAAGTTATAACCATTGTATTTGATTTAAAGAAGTGACTGTTCCCTGCTTAACCATAAGCCTGACTTTATgtaatttttggagaaatGTACCTGAATTTTTCTGCTCCTTGACGTAGTTGGAGGGAAACCATCCAGTCTTGTCACTGAGCGTGCCCTCCCACCATCCGCCGTCGTCCATCTGAGTAATGGTGATGACATCTCCCTTCCTGAAGCACAACTGTGGTAAACAGCGGTTAGTCCAACAGAACGTTGGCCTTGCTTTCCATTCAAGGTCTAAGAATATTACCAACCTCGTCGTTGTTCTTTCCCTTGAACGTGAACAGCGCCACGACCAGCTTTGGATTATCAATCTTGGACATTGTTCACCGATCTCTGGATGTCCCTCTGAAAATCATATCTGAGATGATACAACAGTATAatcaattgttttcaaaaatgacctcgcCTGATGAGGAGGAAAACgtcaaatcatttttcattactagGAGATAAATAGAAGAAACAGGCGAAATTGTTATGTTACATTTTATAAATACCTCGAGGATGTATAAGAGGATCGTTACAATCTGAATATTATACTCGCGATCATTCCCCGATTATTGCCGCACATAATAGGTATCTATGTATTAGGAAAAGTGTGAGTTACGTACAGTTGCATACCTGCTTACCGACCCCCGATAATAATACCAAATACTGTCATACGAAAGAGCTCAGGGCCTGCTTCGAATGACAAATAACCACATCGATTACGACGAACAGCGAACGCGATGTATAGAATTTTTCTCGCCCGTCCAATGGCTCATCTACTATATTCCGACAATGATATCTTCTTTCGTAGTAGAATTGAAGCACGATACCGCCGAGCGATCGCGAGATATTGCCATTTCAGGCCTTCGCTCG is part of the Neodiprion virginianus isolate iyNeoVirg1 chromosome 5, iyNeoVirg1.1, whole genome shotgun sequence genome and encodes:
- the LOC124304291 gene encoding rho guanine nucleotide exchange factor 7 isoform X5, producing the protein MSKIDNPKLVVALFTFKGKNNDELCFRKGDVITITQMDDGGWWEGTLSDKTGWFPSNYVKEQKNSDSSHSSVKSSPEKTTQELAIQQRANRSVVLKDIIDSERANVAELQGLVNNFLKPLDTTGILTREEYKQLVGNILDVLEIHQHLLTSLEAACAQGSDARAGNLFLALAPRLKSIHIAYCASHPRAVCILDRFRDELNEFMEHCGAVTPGILVLTTGLSKPFRRLEKYSAMLQELERHMEKNHPDRGDTQRSVCVYREIAERCSAIRKQKELALTVLAGGIKGWEGEDLHTLGDIIYVGPVTLATGVDRRDRYFVLFSTTLLVLSTSQRMSSFVYEGKLPLTGIAVTKIDDTEDMKNGFEISGPMIESILAVCPSREERQQWIEYLTQEQRVNTAKSPSTMQHVSPLLNGKQPRMGVEGCLPPGIRSPWSIASLRPAPPLYSCKSFGKTDLLDAGGSMRIDERMFEEDAIILRVIEGYCATVNTRLTVHSGVYRRRLIL
- the LOC124304291 gene encoding rho guanine nucleotide exchange factor 7 isoform X3 yields the protein MDDGGWWEGTLSDKTGWFPSNYVKEQKNSDSSHSSVKSSPEKTTQELAIQQRANRSVVLKDIIDSERANVAELQGLVNNFLKPLDTTGILTREEYKQLVGNILDVLEIHQHLLTSLEAACAQGSDARAGNLFLALAPRLKSIHIAYCASHPRAVCILDRFRDELNEFMEHCGAVTPGILVLTTGLSKPFRRLEKYSAMLQELERHMEKNHPDRGDTQRSVCVYREIAERCSAIRKQKELALTVLAGGIKGWEGEDLHTLGDIIYVGPVTLATGVDRRDRYFVLFSTTLLVLSTSQRMSSFVYEGKLPLTGIAVTKIDDTEDMKNGFEISGPMIESILAVCPSREERQQWIEYLTQEQRVNTAKSPSTMQHVSPLLNGKQPRMGVEGCLPPGIRSPWSIASLRPAPPLYSCKSFGKTDLLDAGGSMRIGNERMFEEDAIILRVIEGYCATVNTRLTVHSAMLECEAVHKACDKMSIMHNRVGNWDGSENRSLSETVNTLKEQIIDLQSQMVLLTRQLDDERKSRLSLAATVKRSIAVMDASVS
- the LOC124304291 gene encoding rho guanine nucleotide exchange factor 7 isoform X1; this encodes MSKIDNPKLVVALFTFKGKNNDELCFRKGDVITITQMDDGGWWEGTLSDKTGWFPSNYVKEQKNSDSSHSSVKSSPEKTTQELAIQQRANRSVVLKDIIDSERANVAELQGLVNNFLKPLDTTGILTREEYKQLVGNILDVLEIHQHLLTSLEAACAQGSDARAGNLFLALAPRLKSIHIAYCASHPRAVCILDRFRDELNEFMEHCGAVTPGILVLTTGLSKPFRRLEKYSAMLQELERHMEKNHPDRGDTQRSVCVYREIAERCSAIRKQKELALTVLAGGIKGWEGEDLHTLGDIIYVGPVTLATGVDRRDRYFVLFSTTLLVLSTSQRMSSFVYEGKLPLTGIAVTKIDDTEDMKNGFEISGPMIESILAVCPSREERQQWIEYLTQEQRVNTAKSPSTMQHVSPLLNGKQPRMGVEGCLPPGIRSPWSIASLRPAPPLYSCKSFGKTDLLDAGGSMRIGNERMFEEDAIILRVIEGYCATVNTRLTVHSAMLECEAVHKACDKMSIMHNRVGNWDGSENRSLSETVNTLKEQIIDLQSQMVLLTRQLDDERKSRLSLAATVKRSIAVMDASVS
- the LOC124304291 gene encoding rho guanine nucleotide exchange factor 7 isoform X2, yielding MSKIDNPKLVVALFTFKGKNNDELCFRKGDVITITQMDDGGWWEGTLSDKTGWFPSNYVKEQKNSDSSHSSVKSSPEKTTQELAIQQRANRSVVLKDIIDSERANVAELQGLVNNFLKPLDTTGILTREEYKQLVGNILDVLEIHQHLLTSLEAACAQGSDARAGNLFLALAPRLKSIHIAYCASHPRAVCILDRFRDELNEFMEHCGAVTPGILVLTTGLSKPFRRLEKYSAMLQELERHMEKNHPDRGDTQRSVCVYREIAERCSAIRKQKELALTVLAGGIKGWEGEDLHTLGDIIYVGPVTLATGVDRRDRYFVLFSTTLLVLSTSQRMSSFVYEGKLPLTGIAVTKIDDTEDMKNGFEISGPMIESILAVCPSREERQQWIEYLTQEQRVNTAKSPSTMQHVSPLLNGKQPRMGVEGCLPPGIRSPWSIASLRPAPPLYSCKSFGKTDLLDAGGSMRIDERMFEEDAIILRVIEGYCATVNTRLTVHSAMLECEAVHKACDKMSIMHNRVGNWDGSENRSLSETVNTLKEQIIDLQSQMVLLTRQLDDERKSRLSLAATVKRSIAVMDASVS
- the LOC124304291 gene encoding rho guanine nucleotide exchange factor 7 isoform X4 translates to MSKIDNPKLVVALFTFKGKNNDELCFRKGDVITITQMDDGGWWEGTLSDKTGWFPSNYVKEQKNSDSSHSSVKSSPEKTTQELAIQQRANRSVVLKDIIDSERANVAELQGLVNNFLKPLDTTGILTREEYKQLVGNILDVLEIHQHLLTSLEAACAQGSDARAGNLFLALAPRLKSIHIAYCASHPRAVCILDRFRDELNEFMEHCGAVTPGILVLTTGLSKPFRRLEKYSAMLQELERHMEKNHPDRGDTQRSVCVYREIAERCSAIRKQKELALTVLAGGIKGWEGEDLHTLGDIIYVGPVTLATGVDRRDRYFVLFSTTLLVLSTSQRMSSFVYEGKLPLTGIAVTKIDDTEDMKNGFEISGPMIESILAVCPSREERQQWIEYLTQEQRVNTAKSPSTMQHVSPLLNGKQPRMGVEGCLPPGIRSPWSIASLRPAPPLYSCKSFGKTDLLDAGGSMRIGNERMFEEDAIILRVIEGYCATVNTRLTVHSGVYRRRLIL